In the Pirellulales bacterium genome, TGTGCCGCCGCGTCGTGGCCGGGGTGCGGGAGGTGTCGTCGCGGCCGATTCTCGCCAAGCTGACGCCCAATGTGGCCGACATCGCCACGGTGGCTCGCGGCGCGGCCGATGGCGGCGCGGATGCGATCTCGCTCATCAACACCTGTCTTGGAATGGCCGTCGATTGGCGGCGGCGGCGGCCGATGCTCGGCAACGGAATGGGCGGCCTGAGCGGGCCGGCGATCAAGCCGATCGCGCTGAGGGCCGTGTATCAGGTGGCCAAAGCGGTCAAAACGCCGATTGTCGGCATCGGAGGAATTGCGACCATCGACGATGCGATGGAATTCATCGTCGCCGGCGCGACTGCGGTCCAAATCGGCACGGCAAACTTTTACCGTCCCACCGCCTCAATCGAAATCCTCGAAGCCCTCCCCGCCGCCCTAACATCAATCGGCGCCCGCCGTATTCCCGAAGCCGTCGGCACCCTCACCCCAAACCCTCCCCCAGACTAACCGCCTGGTGAAAAAGGGGGACGGGCACCTCGCGGCAGCGCAAAACAGGCGACGAAACCGACTGGTCGCTTGGAGCCAGTCCCCTTTTTCAACAGGCTGCTAACCGCCGCGCGTCCTAACCCCTCACCCTCGCCCTCGCCGATGCACGTTCTCTCCGGCATACAACCGACCGGCCGATTCCACTGGGGCAACTATTTCGGCGCCATCCGGCAATACATCGATTTGCAGCATGAGACGGCCGCCTATTACTTCATCGCGAATTTGCATGCCTTGACCACGGTCCGCGATGCCGAGCAGCTTCGCAGTCTGACGCTCGATGCGGCGATCGATCTGCTGGCCTTGGGCCTTGAGCCGGAGCGGGCGGTGCTGTTCGTGCAATCCGATGTGCCGGAGGTGAGCGAATTGTGCTGGCTGCTGATGACCGGGGCGCCGCTGGGTTTGCTCGAGCGTTGCCACGCCTACAAAGACAAGAAGGCCCGTGGCTTGCCGGCCGACGCGGGATTGTTTACGTACCCCGTGCTGATGGCGGCCGATATTTTGGCCTACGATTCCGACACGGTGCCGGTCGGCGAAGACCAAGTGCAACATATCGAGGTTTGCCGCGATCTGGCGGGGGCCTTCAACCATCATTTCGGCGAAGTGTTCGTCATGCCGAAAGCGAAGCTGCTTGATGCCTCGAAGAAAGTGCCCGGCACGGATGGCGAAAAGATGTCCAAAAGCTACAACAACACGCTCGAACTTTTCGAAGACCCCGTGGTCCAGCGCAAGAAGATCATGCGGATCACCACCGATTCGCGGCCGATGGAGGCGCCGAAAGCGCCGGAAGGCGATCACTTGTTTCAGCTCTATTCGCTCGTGGCCAGCGACGGCGAGCGCGAGGCGATGGCCGAGTTGTATCGCCGCGGCGGGTTTGGCTACGGCCAGGTGAAGAAAGCGTTGGCCGACGCGGCCGAGCGCTATTTCGCCCCCGCGCGCGCGGAGCGAGCCGCGTTAGCCGCCGATCCGGCAAGAATTCGCGCGATCCTAGCCGACGGCGCCGCGCGCGCCCGCCACAAAGCCAGCGAAGTGCTGAACCGCGCCAAAAAGGCCTGCGGAGTAGCATAAAAGGCTACAGGCTACAGACTGAAGGCTACAGTTACGACGAGGAGACAACTCATGCGACGCCTGCAATCTCTGCCATATCGCCTGTGGCCCTCGTCCTCGTCCTGTAGCCTGTAGCCTGTAGCCTCAAGCCTGTAGCCTTTCTCATGAACATCCTCGGCATCGGCACCGACATCGTGGAATGCTTGCGAATCGCTCAGATGATCGAGCGACATGGTGAATTGTTCATCACGCGGGTCTATACGCCTCGCGAGATCGAATATTGCAAGCATCGCAAGGCCGCCACGCAGCACTTCGCCGGCCGTTGGGCCGCCAAGGAAGCGGTGCTCAAAGCGATCGGCACCGGCTGGCGACGGGGCATTAGCTGGCGCGACGTCGAAATCCGCAATATCACCGGCGGCCGGCCGATCGTTGCCCTGCGCGGCGGCGTGCGCGATGTGATCGAAGAAATCGGCATCGGGCAGGTGCTGATCAGCATCTCTCACTGCCGCAGCCACGCAACGGCGTACGCGATCGCCATAGATCGAGCCGACGACGACCACCAAGACGAGGATGAGCCGTGAACGCGACGGCTGTCCGGCAGCGAACCGGCGCGGTTTGAAGCGCATCCGGCCGCAGCCGCCGGCCCGGCGGAAACGCCGGATGCCGGCGTTTTTCAAGACTGGGGGCCCGCCGTCGGCAACCAAGTGGTTTCGATAACGGCCGACCATTCGAACTATGCGCCCGGCCAGCCGATAGTGAACGAGCCGGCCAAAGCGGTTTCCAACAAGCTAGAAATAACCGTCCGTGAGCCGGCCGCCTCGCGCCGCTAGGGGACGCTGAGCCGCTAAGCCCAGGGAAGGCTGCCAACGCGGATCGCAAGTAGAACACGCGATGGCAGCCTTCCCTGGGCTTAGCGCAAGAAAACGCGTTCGCTTCCGCCTCACGCGCCAATCACTTTCGGCAGCGACAACACGAACGTCGTTCCGCTGCCGCAGTTCGCATCGACAGACACCTGCCCGCCGTAGTATTGCACGATTTTGCGAACGATCGAGAGACCCATGCCCGAGCCGTCGGGATGGGCATCCGCAAGGCGTCGGCCCGGCTTGAAAATCTCTTCCCGCGATTCGGCCGGGATGCCCGGGCCATTGTCGTACACCGTGATCCACTCGAACGCGGTTTCGGCCGGTTCGGATTGCGCCCGGCGGGCGATCGTGATTCGCGGCTCGTGGGCATCGCAGCCATGGCGGGCCGCATTGCGCACCATGTTTGTCAGCACCTGCTTTGCCCTGAGCGGATTGCACCACACCGCGGGCAGGTCGGCCGCGACATCGACATGCACCTTCCGCTCGGCAAGCATTTCGCGCTGCTCGAACAACACCTCTTCGACCACGCTCGCTAGCTCGACCCGAGCCGGCTCCATATGAACCGTTCCGGTGCGGGCGACCGTGGTCAGATCGTCGAGAAAGCGTTTGGATTCTCGCAGGCATGCTTCGACATGGGCGAATTGCTGTGTCAGTGGGCCGACGTTCGAGGGGCTCGCCGCCTCGGCGTGCGCCTCCGATTGGCGCCCGGCATTCGCCAGGGCGCCGGCCGGCCGCAGCGGCGGTGGCTGATCTGCCGCACCGATCTTCGTCGCGATTGGATCGGCCGCGTCTTTCAGCCGCTGGAACGAATGGTCGAGCAGCATGAACATCGCCGACATGTCATGCGACAGCGAGCGCACGATCTGATCCATTTCGTGGCGCGATTGCTCGAGCTGTTCGAGCCGTTGCGATTGTTGCCGAGCCAGCGCCGCTTTGTTCGTCGCTTGCAGGATGCTGCGTTCGAGCGCGGCCGCGTCGATTTCGGCACTCACGAGGTAATCGCGGGCACCGAATTTCAGGGCGTTTGCCGCGACCGCCTCGTTGCCATGCGCGGTGATCAGGATCGTCGCAACCTCTGGATGCCGGGCCGCAATCGAGGCGATCAATCCCAGCCCGTCTGCGTCGGGCAGACGGTATTCGGTGAGCACAACATCGGCCGGGTGGCGGGCGAGGATTTCGAGTGCCTCGGCGGCAGTATGGGCCACGTGCGTTCTCGCCCGCCCGCCGAACCGCTCTTCGAGCATCGCCAGCCAGCGATCGACATCCTGCGGCTGTTCATCGACCAACAGCACGCGCATCGGCTGCTCGATGATCGGCTGCGCCGCGATTCGCGGTCCAATGTCGGCCGGCAACAGCGCAGCATCCGGCGCGGTCGAGTCATTTGGCGCGAACCGGGAATGTGGCCCGCGCAAGGCGGCAGTTCGCGATAGGGCCGAATCGGGGGTTTTAGAGTTCGTGGTGGGCATTTGTAATCGAATGTTGGTGGAAGGACCCGATGCGCGGGCGAAGTTTGCGGGGGGCGATTCTCGAACAGCCGCGCCTTAAAGGATTTCACGAAAAAGGTTTGCGTGAAATTGCCGGCGGCCGGTTGTGTCGCAGTTGCCCGATCCGCTAAGATCGAGTGCTACGGCGTGGTAAATGTACCACATGTTTTGCATGGTTCGCATTTATCCTAGATTGACAGCTTGACCAGCTTCGGCGAACGCGCGGAAACCACAAACGAGTTGCGGGCCGGAGCGTTGATCTCAAAGCTGTGTGGTAGGCTTGCGGGATTTGCGATTGGGGCATCTTGCGGATTTGCTAGCACATCAAAACTTGCGTGAGGAGCTGTGATGAACATCGTCGAACGTCGTTGGCGGTATTGGATTGCATGCCTGGGCCTATTGCTCTTGGCTGTGGCACCGGGATGCATGGACCGCGATTCGACGGCGGCGGCCGGCTCCATCCCGGCGGTAAAGCTCTCGCCCGACGCTTTGCGCGACAAGATCGACGGCGTCGTCGACTACACGCTCAACGCCCGGCAGATGAATGTTCGCGATCAGGCGGCTTGGCAGATCGTGCATGGCATCGAGGCGTTCGGTCGCGATTTGCCCATCGAGCACGATGGTAAGGTCAGCTCGGCGGTCGATTATCTGCTGGCCGGCGGCGCGCTGAAGGGCTGGGTGCTGCGGCCGGGCGATAAGGGAGTGCTCAGCATCATCGAAGCCGGCAGCAAGACGGGCCAAGGCCATCCCGACCAATGGCTCGGCTATATGTCGCAATGCGGCGACGTGAAGGCCGGCGACCAACTGATCGTCGGCGGCAAGAAATATCACATCAGCGATCTGATGACCGAAGCCCAATGGCAGCTCTTCGACGGAGAAGAAGCAAGCTGGACGCTGATGGGCGCCGTGACGTATCTGCCGCTCGATGCCAAGTGGACGGCTAAAGACGGCTCGAAGTGGACGTTCGAGCGGCTCGTGGCGATGGAAGCGTCGCACAAGCTCGGCGAAGGAGGTTGCGGCGGTTCGCACCGACTCTATGCACTGGCGATCGCCGTGAATCGTTATAACAAAGAAACGCACACCGATCCGGCCGACATGCGCGGCGGATGGCGGGCCGCTTACGACAAGGTTGCCGACGGCCTCGAAACGGCCCGCAAATATCAGCAGCGAGACGGCTCGTTCTCCACTGGGTTCTTCGAGAAGCCGGCCGAGTCGGCCGATCTTGGCACCCGGCTTTATTCCGCCGGACATACGCTCGAGTTCGTGGCCGCCGCCGTCAGTTCGGGTCTTTACGACAATGAAGACACGGCCGATCACAAACCCTACGAATTGAGCGATCCGTGGGTGGTCGCGGCGGTGAATCGATTGTGCAACGAAATGAACGTGGCGCGCGACATGGAGCCCGACTGCGGAACGCTCTACCACGCGGCCCACGGCCTGCGGCTCTACCGCGATCTGCGCTTCGGTCCTCGCCGCCCGCAACTGGCGGCGAAATAATCGACTGCGGTTGGCGTGGATGCCATACCCACTGCCTTGAGTGGGCATGCCAACTGCCGACCGCCGACATTCCTACGCAAAGCCGTGGGCATGGCAAACCGGCTTTCCAACGTAGCAGGCACACTCCGTGTGCCGTCGGCGCTGCTCTTTGCGCGACGCACCGCGTGGCGCCGACGGCACACGGAGTGTGCCTGCTACTATCGCCGACGGCGCACGGAGTGTGCCTGCTACTATCGCCGACGGCACACGGAGTGTGCCTGCTACGGTAGCGGCGCTATTGCTTTGGCGGGTTCGCTTCTCGCACTAGCGCGCCATGGTCTTCGCTGAGGACCAGGATCGAGAATTTGTCGACGAAGTCTTGCTCGTTGGTGCTCAGCGATGTGTAGTCGAAGCAGCCGCGCAGGTCGGTGTAGCCATCCTTGTAGAACTTCACCGTCCCGTCTTTTTGCCGGGCATACACTTTCACGTACACCTTCGCCAGCGGCTTTGAATCCTTGTCGTGGCTGACCCAAAGCTGGCCGTAGTTTTCGACGACTTTCACGTGCAGGGCGTTGGAATAATAGGCCTGCGACTGCGTTTGCCCACCGCCGACGATCTCGACCAGCACGTTGCTATTGAGCAGCTTGGCGGGCAGTGGGAATTCGAAATTCGTCGCCCCCGCCGGCAGTTTCACGGTCTCGGACTGGTTCGGCAAGATATTCGAAAACTGTTTCGCTTCGCCTTGCACGAACGGATTGCGGCTGAACAGCAGTTCGATATCCATCAGATAATAGTTCACCCGCACGGTTTGCAGGTTCTGATAGTTGATTTTCACGTGCCTGGCCTCGACGGTGAAATCGAACGACGGTGTGCTGGCCGCCTGCGCGGTTTGCACCTGGGTGCGATCTTCCTTGTCGATCACCTGCACCGTCGGCTTGCCGATCTCGTCGGCCTGGCTGACGATATTGGCAAACGCCTCGCGCCAGCGATCGACCGGATAATCGGCGTATTTGACGGCGATCGCCCGGGCCAGCTTCGGTTCGGATTTGTAGAAATCCAGATAGGCCGCGAAATAGTCGTATTGCAGCCGCGTCGCCAGATGATCGGGATCGACCTGGCTGAAGAAATCGAGCGACAATTCGACCCGATCTTGCAACAGCAGGTAGTAGATCACGGTCATCCGCTCGGCATCGTCCAAGTGGCCGCGGTAACTGAGGATCGACATCAGATGCTCGTACTGGGCGAAAAACGCATCGTTGAGAATTTCGCGCTTGCGGCCCAACTGGCCCACCCGGGCATTCACCAGCGGCCGATAGTCCATCTGCTGATAGGCATGCCGCGCCACGGGATCGATCGTCAATAGGGGGCTATCGAGCCACTCGCCGCATTGGCTCACGAATTCATTGGCGAATTGCAAGAACTGGCGGATCGCGGGGGCGTCGTCGTGCTTGACGCCATACGACCAAAGCGCGTTGTTATACACGTGCCGGGCCGAGAGGATCACGATCACCTTCTCGAAAAATGCCTTGTCTTGCACCCGCCACGCGATGCGGTCGAGATTCACGCGCAGAATATTTTCCGTTTTCAAGAACGCGAGCACATCGTCGTCGGAGCCGAACTGAGAGATATAGTCCCACGATTGCTTGTCGACCTTGGTGAGCTCGCGGACGACGTTGAACGTGAAGGGGGCCGCAAAGCCGAGCACTTCGCCGCCGCCGGTCCCATTCGAAGCGACTTGCACCGGATAGTGGACAAATTTGCCCGGCAACGGGAAATAGAAGCGGTATTCGAGCGTTTGCGTGTGGTAGGGATCGAGATCCAGGTGCACGCTGTGCGTGAATTGCCCACCGGCGACCGGCAGGGCTCCAGCCGGAATCTGCAAAAGCACGTCGACTTTTTTCTTCGACGAAGTGGGATTGGTGACCACGATGTGGCAGCCATACACGGTGCCGACCAAAAACTCTTCGGTGACGAATTTGTCGACCTGTTCGCCGTTTTCCATGCGGAACTGGTCGCCATTGCGGAAGAAGTTTTCGCTCACCAGGATCGGCGTGTGCTCAGCCACTTTCGCGGCCGGCTGAATTTCCTCGTGATAAACGATCATCGGGCTGCCGGCCGTGAGCGTCATTTGCGTTCCCTTGAACGTGGATTTATGGTCGCCCGGCTTGAAGGGCAGGTCCACGAGCGACAGGGCGGCCAGCATCTCGGGGAAATCGTGGGTCGGTTCGGCGAGATTCGTGGAAAGGAACGGCTTGCCGCTGGCGGGATCGAAATTGGCATAGTCGAGCCAGAAGGCGTTGGCCGTGATCAATGCCGATGTTTCCTGCTCGATCGGCAGATGGTAGTAGTTGCTTTCGACCCATTCCATCGTCTTGTCGAGCTTGCGGTAATATTGCTTGAGGCCAGCGGCCCTGGAGCGATCGTCGGCGAAATCGGCATCGAGGGCTTCTTTCGATTCCCCCGCTTCGGCCTTTTTCATATCCTTTTCGGCCCCATCGCGGCGCCTTCCCCTTTCGAATTGAAAACTATCCGCGCCAGGCTTCCCCGCCGCGGCTGGTGCCGGAGGCATGGCCGGGGCGGCCGCCGGCGCCGGAACGTTGGCGGTCGCCCTATCTGACAAAGCGAGATTGTTGCGCCCTAAGAGCTTCGCCTCCGCCTCTTCCTGCACGACAGCCCTTTCTTCGCGTTTCTGATGCTCCATGATGCCGAAGCGATCCTCCGTGTCGAGCGAAGCGCCCTTCAGTGCCGTGTCGAACAGATGCGTGAAGCGATCGGGATTTGGCGGTAATAGCTCGAACTGGTCTTTGATCAGCCGGGCCGTCGAAGCATGGTCGTCCTTCACGCGCTGGCCGAGCAGGATCCGCTCCCACGTGTTGAGCTGCTCGAAATTCCAGGGCTTCAAATAATCGCTCAGATCGTCGCCCAAGAGCCAGTGATCCAGAAACTGCTTGTCTTTCTTGTTCGCCAGGTACGGCAGGATCGCGGATTTGAAAAATTCCGGATCCTTTTTGTAGAGGAAGAAATGCAACTCGTGGCTGGCGTATTTGCGATACAACTTGCGTTTCTCTTCGACTTTCAGCGTCGGCCAGTTCTTGATGAAATCGAACTCGATCAGCTTCGCATCGGGGTTCAATGCCGCGTAGAGCGAAAACGCCCGGCCGATGCTGTCGTATTCTTCGAAGTGCGTGCTGGTGATGTCGGGCACCACGAGCGTGCCGCCGGCCGGCAAGATGCTGATTAGTTTTTGCTGCGTGTAGTGCAGCTTCGGATCGAGGCTCTTGGCCAGCCGCAGGTCAAGATAGTCGGACTTGGCCTCGGGCAGCGCCACGATGCGGCTCACCGTGTTCTGCAGGTCAACAGCCACGAATAGCAATTGCTGATGCGCGCCGAGATCGGATCGCTTGATTTCGATGACGCCGTCCTTATCCGGCACGACATTGGCGACTACGATCGAACTCGCCGCGAGAAAATCGAGATCGGCGAAATCGGCTTGCTGCGGCACGACGAACGGCTTCATCACGGGTTGCCCGTTCGTGCCGCGATTTTGCGGGCCGCCGCCGCGAAAATTCTCGCCGGCTTGGGCCGCCTGCTCGGCGGTTTCCGTGCTGCGAATCGCCCACGGGTTCAACAGCAAGCTCGGCCGCTCGAGCATGTTGCCCGGATATTTGCGGGCGAATTTGCGGTCGATGATGTAGCGATATTCGTCGCCGATATTCCGCCCGGCCACGTATTGCGATTCGGGCTCCGGCACCGTGCGCCAATTCGGCTCGGCGGGCAAAATGCCGCTGAGAATGCCGTAGGCCGGAAATGCCGGATCGAATCGCGTCGCAAACACATGCACGCGCGCCAGCGGCGACACGTTGACCAACTGCACGCGGATCGTCTTATCCCCCACTTCGACATTGCGCATTTGCAACGGCCGGCTATTGCGCACTTCGAGCTTGCGATACGGGCCCATCACATACGCCCCGCGTCGCTCGCCTTCGGTAAGCCGGATGCGGATTTGCCGGCCGCTCGGCTTGAGCAGCAGCGAATAATCGCCCGGCGGCAATTTATCGAGCGAAAGCAAACCGTCTTTGAGCGAGATGTTGTCGAACCAATCGGCCTCGAACTTTTCGCCGCGCAATTCCAACAACGATAGCTCCGAACGGTCCGGTTTTTGTTGGTCGCCCATGTAAGGCACTTCCACCGGCGCATCGGCCTCGCCCTGGATCGTTTGCGGATACGTGTGGTCGTCGTGCAAGATCGGCCAAGTGTGCGAGGTGCCTTGCGTATCGGTCGCCGCGACGGAAATCACGCCGGGCAGCGGCCCCAGGTTCACCTCTCCTTTCGCATCCGTCGCCAGCGACACATACACCGGCTGCGTGAAATCGCGCATCTTCAGCACGAATTGGATCGGCCGATCGGGCTCGTGCTCGCCGGTCTTGCCGAGCAGATCGACGACGTAGCTGCTTCCGACGAGCGCGAAATGCAGGTCTTCGGTCTTGTCGGTGCGGTCGATTTCGTTGATCGAAAACGATTGCTCGGCCGAGAGGTCGATTTTCTTGTT is a window encoding:
- a CDS encoding dihydroorotate dehydrogenase → MDLSTATAAVGPIVAEAIDLSVTLGRLRLPNPILVASGTFGYAREMAGLIDLKRLGGIIPKTITQEPRRGNTPWRTIETPSGMLNSIGLDNDGLEHFRAHHMPYLTSLGVPIIVSIAGRTHDEFVAMAARLESVPGIAAIELNISCPNVSHGIDFGTDPAMCRRVVAGVREVSSRPILAKLTPNVADIATVARGAADGGADAISLINTCLGMAVDWRRRRPMLGNGMGGLSGPAIKPIALRAVYQVAKAVKTPIVGIGGIATIDDAMEFIVAGATAVQIGTANFYRPTASIEILEALPAALTSIGARRIPEAVGTLTPNPPPD
- the trpS gene encoding tryptophan--tRNA ligase yields the protein MHVLSGIQPTGRFHWGNYFGAIRQYIDLQHETAAYYFIANLHALTTVRDAEQLRSLTLDAAIDLLALGLEPERAVLFVQSDVPEVSELCWLLMTGAPLGLLERCHAYKDKKARGLPADAGLFTYPVLMAADILAYDSDTVPVGEDQVQHIEVCRDLAGAFNHHFGEVFVMPKAKLLDASKKVPGTDGEKMSKSYNNTLELFEDPVVQRKKIMRITTDSRPMEAPKAPEGDHLFQLYSLVASDGEREAMAELYRRGGFGYGQVKKALADAAERYFAPARAERAALAADPARIRAILADGAARARHKASEVLNRAKKACGVA
- the acpS gene encoding holo-ACP synthase, with the translated sequence MNILGIGTDIVECLRIAQMIERHGELFITRVYTPREIEYCKHRKAATQHFAGRWAAKEAVLKAIGTGWRRGISWRDVEIRNITGGRPIVALRGGVRDVIEEIGIGQVLISISHCRSHATAYAIAIDRADDDHQDEDEP
- a CDS encoding ATP-binding protein, with the protein product MPADIGPRIAAQPIIEQPMRVLLVDEQPQDVDRWLAMLEERFGGRARTHVAHTAAEALEILARHPADVVLTEYRLPDADGLGLIASIAARHPEVATILITAHGNEAVAANALKFGARDYLVSAEIDAAALERSILQATNKAALARQQSQRLEQLEQSRHEMDQIVRSLSHDMSAMFMLLDHSFQRLKDAADPIATKIGAADQPPPLRPAGALANAGRQSEAHAEAASPSNVGPLTQQFAHVEACLRESKRFLDDLTTVARTGTVHMEPARVELASVVEEVLFEQREMLAERKVHVDVAADLPAVWCNPLRAKQVLTNMVRNAARHGCDAHEPRITIARRAQSEPAETAFEWITVYDNGPGIPAESREEIFKPGRRLADAHPDGSGMGLSIVRKIVQYYGGQVSVDANCGSGTTFVLSLPKVIGA